One genomic segment of Micromonospora sp. WMMC415 includes these proteins:
- the uvrB gene encoding excinuclease ABC subunit UvrB, translated as MALDIPRLDGRFQVISEFQPAGDQPAAIDDLERRVRRGDRHTVLLGATGTGKSATTAWLIERMQRPTLVLAPNKTLCAQLAKEFSELLPHNAVEYFVSYYDYYQPEAYIPQTDTYIEKDSSINEEVERLRHSATMSLLTRRDVVVVATVSAIYGLGTPEEYLDRAVRVAVGQELDRDQLLRRLVDIQYTRNDMAFQRGTFRVRGDTLEIIPAYEELAVRIELFGDEVEKLYYLNPLTGDVVREVDHLLIFPATHYAAGPERMERAIRDIETELGERLAELERQGKLLEAQRLRMRTTYDIEMMRQVGFCSGIENYSMHIDGRLPGSPPHCLLDYFPDDFLTVVDESHVTIPQIGGMYEGDASRKRMLIDHGFRLPSAADNRPLRFDEFLERVGQMVFLSATPGPWELEHAQGEFVEQVIRPTGLVDPEVVVKPTKGQIDDLMHEIKLRTERDERVLVTTLTKKMAEDLSDYLLENGIRVRYLHSEVDTLRRVELLRELRKGDYDVLVGINLLREGLDLPEVSLVAILDADKEGFLRSGRSLIQTIGRAARNVSGQVHMYADKITPSMAEAIEETNRRRAKQIAHNEANGISPEPLRKKIHDILDDIYREAEDTDTRVGGAVRQLSRGKAPVKETRSRGRAAGPAREGMARAELAELIQELNDQMLAAARELQFELAARIRDEIAELKKELRGMDAAGVK; from the coding sequence ATGGCGCTCGACATTCCCCGGCTCGACGGCCGTTTCCAGGTCATCAGTGAGTTCCAGCCGGCCGGTGACCAGCCGGCCGCGATCGACGATCTGGAGCGGCGGGTCCGGCGCGGCGACCGTCACACGGTGCTGCTCGGTGCGACCGGCACCGGCAAGAGCGCCACCACGGCGTGGCTCATCGAGCGGATGCAGCGCCCCACGCTGGTGCTGGCCCCCAACAAGACGCTCTGCGCCCAGCTGGCGAAGGAGTTCAGCGAGCTGCTGCCGCACAACGCGGTGGAGTACTTCGTCTCCTACTACGACTACTACCAGCCCGAGGCGTACATTCCGCAGACCGACACGTACATCGAGAAGGACTCCTCGATCAACGAGGAGGTCGAGCGGCTGCGCCACTCGGCGACGATGTCGCTGCTGACCCGCCGCGACGTGGTGGTGGTCGCCACCGTCTCGGCGATCTACGGCCTGGGCACCCCCGAGGAGTACCTGGACCGCGCCGTCCGGGTCGCCGTCGGCCAGGAGCTGGACCGGGACCAGTTGCTGCGCCGCCTCGTCGACATCCAGTACACCCGCAACGACATGGCCTTCCAGCGGGGCACGTTCCGCGTCCGCGGCGACACCCTGGAGATCATTCCGGCGTACGAGGAGCTGGCGGTCCGGATCGAGCTGTTCGGCGACGAGGTGGAGAAGCTCTACTACCTCAACCCGCTCACCGGTGACGTCGTCCGTGAGGTCGACCACCTGCTGATCTTCCCGGCGACGCACTACGCGGCCGGCCCGGAGCGGATGGAGCGGGCGATCCGCGACATCGAGACCGAGCTGGGTGAGCGGCTGGCCGAGCTGGAGCGGCAGGGCAAGCTGCTGGAGGCGCAGCGGCTGCGGATGCGCACCACGTACGACATCGAGATGATGCGGCAGGTCGGCTTCTGCTCCGGCATCGAGAACTACTCGATGCACATCGACGGTCGGCTGCCCGGCAGCCCGCCGCACTGCCTCCTCGACTACTTTCCGGACGACTTCCTCACCGTCGTCGACGAGTCGCACGTGACGATCCCGCAGATCGGCGGCATGTACGAGGGTGACGCCTCCCGCAAGCGCATGCTGATCGACCACGGCTTCCGGCTGCCCAGCGCCGCCGACAACCGGCCGCTGCGCTTCGACGAGTTCCTGGAGCGGGTCGGCCAGATGGTGTTCCTGTCGGCCACGCCCGGCCCGTGGGAGCTGGAGCACGCCCAGGGCGAGTTCGTCGAGCAGGTGATCCGTCCGACCGGCCTGGTCGACCCGGAGGTGGTCGTCAAGCCGACCAAGGGCCAGATCGACGATCTCATGCACGAGATCAAGCTGCGCACCGAGCGGGACGAGCGGGTCCTGGTCACCACGTTGACCAAGAAGATGGCCGAGGACCTGTCGGACTACCTCCTGGAGAACGGCATCCGCGTGCGGTACCTGCACTCCGAGGTGGACACGCTGCGCCGGGTCGAGCTGCTGCGCGAGCTGCGCAAGGGCGACTACGACGTGCTGGTCGGCATCAACCTGCTGCGCGAGGGCCTCGACCTGCCCGAGGTGTCGCTGGTCGCCATCCTCGACGCGGACAAGGAGGGCTTCCTGCGCAGCGGCCGGTCGCTGATCCAGACGATCGGCCGCGCGGCGCGCAACGTCTCCGGCCAGGTCCACATGTACGCGGACAAGATCACCCCGTCGATGGCGGAGGCGATCGAGGAGACCAACCGCCGGCGGGCCAAGCAGATCGCGCACAACGAGGCGAACGGCATCAGCCCCGAGCCGCTGCGCAAGAAGATCCACGACATTCTCGACGACATCTACCGGGAGGCGGAGGACACCGACACCCGGGTCGGCGGGGCGGTGCGGCAGCTCTCCCGGGGCAAGGCGCCGGTCAAGGAGACCCGCAGCCGGGGTCGGGCCGCCGGTCCCGCCCGGGAGGGGATGGCCCGGGCCGAGCTGGCAGAGCTGATCCAGGAGCTCAACGACCAGATGCTCGCCGCCGCCCGGGAGCTGCAGTTCGAGCTGGCGGCCCGGATCCGCGACGAGATCGCCGAGCTGAAGAAGGAACTGCGGGGCATGGACGCCGCCGGGGTGAAGTGA
- a CDS encoding AraC family transcriptional regulator, protein MTMDEVVVGTPEARLRPFVDHYLGYRETAPLPLVRRQAAGAFVVLVLGWGDPLDVVDPRAAAPGAVGVTSFVAGPYDGWCTTTTRGVGTGIELILTPLAARRLLDLPLDEVTNRAVALDRLPDPWLARLGDRLAGEATWTRRFALLDAAVATRLAATAPVDPRLGRAWRRLAGTAGGIGVAELADELGWSRRHLTVRFRQEIGVSPKTAARLLRFQRAYATVSRDLVSPPTPGGAVPRRGCGGWAELAACCGYYDQSHLIRDFREFTGTTPGALAGSHSSNPA, encoded by the coding sequence ATGACCATGGACGAGGTGGTGGTCGGCACGCCGGAGGCGCGGTTGCGCCCGTTCGTCGACCACTACCTCGGCTACCGGGAGACCGCGCCGCTCCCGCTGGTGCGGCGTCAGGCGGCCGGCGCGTTCGTCGTGCTCGTCCTCGGCTGGGGCGACCCGCTGGACGTCGTGGACCCGCGGGCGGCCGCGCCCGGCGCCGTCGGGGTGACCTCGTTCGTCGCCGGCCCGTACGACGGGTGGTGCACGACCACGACACGGGGCGTCGGCACGGGGATCGAGCTGATCCTCACCCCGTTGGCCGCGCGCCGGCTGCTCGACCTGCCACTGGACGAGGTGACCAACCGGGCGGTCGCACTCGACCGGCTGCCCGACCCGTGGCTGGCCCGGCTCGGCGACCGGCTGGCCGGCGAGGCCACCTGGACCCGCCGGTTCGCGCTGCTCGACGCCGCGGTGGCCACCCGACTGGCGGCCACCGCGCCGGTCGACCCCCGGCTGGGGCGGGCCTGGCGACGCCTGGCCGGCACCGCCGGCGGGATCGGCGTCGCCGAGCTGGCCGACGAGCTGGGGTGGAGCCGCCGGCACCTGACCGTCCGCTTCCGGCAGGAGATCGGCGTGTCACCGAAGACCGCCGCCCGGCTGTTGCGGTTCCAGCGGGCGTACGCGACCGTCTCCCGGGACCTGGTGTCCCCGCCGACGCCCGGTGGGGCCGTCCCTCGGCGGGGGTGCGGCGGGTGGGCGGAGCTGGCGGCGTGCTGCGGGTACTACGACCAGTCGCACCTGATCCGGGACTTCCGCGAGTTCACCGGCACCACCCCCGGCGCGCTGGCGGGATCACATTCGTCCAATCCGGCCTGA
- a CDS encoding VOC family protein produces the protein MRSIYPTFRYPDGRGAIEWLCRAFGFRVHEVHETPDGSVTHAELIFDDGIVMVGTGPGPRSRPADDDYAVYVAVDDLDAHHERARAAGAEIVRAPFDTDYGSRDYAARDPAGRVWSFGTYRP, from the coding sequence ATGAGAAGCATCTATCCGACCTTCCGCTATCCGGACGGGCGCGGCGCGATCGAGTGGCTGTGCCGGGCGTTCGGCTTCCGGGTGCACGAGGTGCACGAGACACCTGACGGTTCCGTCACGCACGCCGAACTGATTTTCGACGACGGGATCGTCATGGTGGGCACGGGGCCGGGCCCGCGGAGCCGCCCGGCCGACGACGACTACGCGGTCTACGTCGCGGTGGACGATCTGGACGCCCATCACGAACGGGCCCGGGCCGCCGGTGCCGAGATCGTCCGCGCCCCCTTCGACACCGACTACGGCTCCCGCGACTACGCCGCTCGGGACCCGGCCGGCCGGGTCTGGTCCTTCGGCACGTACCGGCCGTGA
- a CDS encoding helix-turn-helix transcriptional regulator, producing MPLPTSPVIRRARLGAELRQLRRREALTLEQVCDRLGWASTSKLSRIELGQSRPDLADVLDLLDVYQVPPAQRDALIVIARDAATSRGWWRALGEMGERQRTYAELEAGAASIVDWQPAVVPGLLQTPAYARLRVTAGHLVDPTVDVEGDVRARLIRHDVLRREDPPRYTAILAEAACEAGDTPPEVWREQLRHLVDLAELANVTIRLLPRDRAPRGGVQPLTPYSCYSFPDPADPRTVMLEALTTDVRLVAPVDVDRYERLTGWLLEAALTPEETVAALGRRLAD from the coding sequence ATGCCGTTGCCAACAAGTCCGGTCATCCGACGCGCGCGACTCGGTGCCGAGCTGCGTCAACTGCGCCGACGGGAGGCACTCACCCTGGAGCAGGTCTGCGACCGGCTCGGCTGGGCCTCCACCTCCAAGCTGTCCCGCATCGAGCTCGGGCAGAGCCGCCCGGACCTCGCCGACGTGCTGGACCTGCTCGACGTCTACCAGGTGCCACCGGCCCAGCGGGACGCGCTCATCGTCATCGCCCGGGACGCCGCCACGAGCCGGGGCTGGTGGCGGGCGCTGGGCGAGATGGGGGAGCGGCAGCGCACGTACGCGGAGCTGGAGGCCGGTGCGGCGAGCATCGTCGACTGGCAGCCCGCCGTCGTGCCCGGGCTGCTCCAGACCCCGGCGTACGCGCGGCTGCGGGTCACCGCCGGCCACCTGGTGGACCCGACGGTGGACGTCGAGGGGGACGTCCGGGCCCGGCTGATCCGGCACGACGTGCTGCGGCGGGAGGACCCACCCCGTTACACGGCGATCCTCGCCGAGGCGGCGTGCGAGGCCGGCGACACACCGCCCGAGGTGTGGCGCGAGCAGCTCCGGCACCTCGTCGACCTGGCCGAGCTGGCGAACGTGACGATCCGCCTGCTGCCCCGCGACCGGGCCCCACGCGGCGGGGTGCAGCCGCTCACGCCGTACTCCTGCTACTCGTTCCCGGATCCGGCCGACCCCCGCACGGTGATGCTGGAGGCGCTGACCACCGACGTCCGGCTGGTCGCACCGGTCGACGTGGACCGGTACGAACGGCTCACCGGGTGGCTGCTGGAGGCCGCGCTGACACCGGAGGAGACGGTCGCGGCGCTGGGCCGGCGGCTCGCCGACTGA
- a CDS encoding antibiotic biosynthesis monooxygenase, which produces MVLEVALIDVLPGHEDKFAAAYAEGHRVLAGTPGCRSVRMTRGVESPSRFVLLVEWDSVEAHTENFRNTERFTRWRELIGPHFANPPLVEHFVDVLA; this is translated from the coding sequence ATGGTGCTTGAGGTCGCGTTGATCGACGTGCTGCCGGGACACGAGGACAAGTTCGCCGCGGCGTACGCGGAGGGGCACCGGGTGCTCGCCGGCACGCCCGGCTGCCGGTCGGTGCGGATGACCCGGGGCGTGGAGTCGCCGTCGCGGTTCGTGCTACTGGTCGAGTGGGACTCGGTCGAGGCGCACACCGAGAACTTCCGGAACACCGAACGGTTCACCCGGTGGCGCGAGCTGATCGGCCCGCACTTCGCCAACCCGCCGCTGGTCGAGCACTTCGTCGACGTGCTCGCCTGA
- a CDS encoding TerC family protein codes for MDVSGAVWAGTLVALTAILLVDLLIIGRRPHEPSVRESSLWVGFYVALALIFGAGVWLASGPSAAGQFYTGWLTEYSLSVDNLFVFVIIMARFGVPRQYQQKVLLVGIVLALVMRGGFIAAGAALISQFSWVFYIFGAFLIYTAVNLARQGEPDEDEFTENVLIRWSRRALPISRDYDGAKLTTYENGRRLFTPMLIVMIAIGTTDLIFALDSIPAIFGITQEPYLVFTANVFALMGLRQLYFLLGGLLDRLIYLSYGLAVVLGFIGVKLVLEALADNNLPFINGGEHVAWAPHIPIWLSLTVILGTLLAATVASLVKSSRDRRRELVKARG; via the coding sequence TTGGACGTGTCCGGAGCGGTGTGGGCGGGAACGCTCGTCGCACTGACGGCGATCCTGCTCGTCGACCTTCTGATCATCGGTCGGCGCCCGCACGAGCCCAGCGTGCGCGAGTCGAGCCTCTGGGTCGGCTTCTACGTCGCCCTGGCTCTGATCTTCGGCGCGGGCGTCTGGCTCGCGTCCGGGCCGAGCGCGGCGGGCCAGTTCTACACGGGCTGGCTGACCGAGTACAGCCTCTCGGTGGACAACCTCTTCGTCTTCGTGATCATCATGGCCCGCTTCGGCGTGCCCCGGCAGTACCAGCAGAAGGTGCTGCTCGTCGGCATCGTGCTCGCGCTGGTCATGCGTGGCGGCTTCATCGCCGCCGGTGCCGCGCTGATCTCCCAGTTCTCCTGGGTCTTCTACATCTTCGGCGCCTTCCTCATCTACACGGCGGTCAACCTGGCCCGGCAGGGCGAGCCGGACGAGGACGAGTTCACCGAGAACGTGCTGATCCGGTGGAGCCGCCGGGCGCTGCCCATCTCACGCGACTACGACGGCGCGAAGCTCACCACGTACGAGAACGGCCGCCGCCTGTTCACGCCGATGCTGATCGTGATGATCGCGATCGGCACGACCGACCTGATCTTCGCGCTCGACTCGATCCCGGCGATCTTCGGTATCACCCAGGAGCCGTACCTGGTGTTCACCGCGAACGTGTTCGCGCTGATGGGTCTGCGGCAGCTCTACTTCCTGCTCGGCGGCCTGCTGGACCGGCTGATCTACCTCAGCTACGGCCTCGCGGTGGTGCTCGGCTTCATCGGTGTGAAGCTGGTGCTGGAGGCCCTCGCGGACAACAACCTGCCGTTCATCAACGGCGGCGAGCACGTCGCCTGGGCCCCGCACATCCCGATCTGGCTGTCGTTGACGGTCATCCTCGGAACCCTGCTGGCGGCCACCGTGGCGAGCCTGGTCAAGTCGTCCCGGGACCGCCGCCGGGAGCTGGTCAAGGCCCGCGGCTGA
- a CDS encoding NlpC/P60 family protein, translating to MELQTGREAVVRVGVATLWASPEAVRAVDSPALAPRTDIAAWIAGMDADQQVGDCVLSQLLLGERVLVTELRPDGWAHVVAVEQPAKLDPRGYPGWLPAGQLAPATALPDTDPLVVDATVTALHATPDGPVQLPGVVLGTRLATAGPVVAGWRPVHAPGHDVPLWIPARHTAAVADAAPTAEEVLAVARRLLDVVYVWGGVSSYGIDCSGLVHLAWRRFNVRLPRDADDQATATTPLPPGSERPGDLYFFARPGRGIHHIGIVTADPRPGDDRRMLHACYRQRRVLEERLPADRTATLVAAHRV from the coding sequence GTGGAGCTGCAAACCGGCCGCGAGGCCGTCGTCCGGGTCGGTGTCGCCACCCTGTGGGCCTCCCCGGAGGCGGTACGCGCGGTCGACAGCCCCGCCCTCGCCCCGCGCACCGACATCGCCGCCTGGATCGCCGGAATGGACGCCGACCAGCAGGTCGGCGACTGCGTGCTCAGCCAGCTCCTGCTCGGCGAGCGGGTGCTGGTGACCGAGCTGCGTCCCGACGGCTGGGCACACGTCGTCGCGGTGGAACAGCCCGCCAAGCTGGACCCGCGCGGCTACCCCGGCTGGCTCCCGGCCGGCCAGCTCGCCCCGGCGACCGCGCTCCCCGACACCGACCCGCTCGTCGTGGACGCCACCGTCACCGCCCTGCACGCCACGCCCGACGGTCCGGTCCAGCTGCCCGGCGTCGTCCTCGGCACCCGGCTGGCCACGGCCGGCCCGGTCGTGGCCGGCTGGCGGCCGGTGCACGCCCCGGGCCACGACGTGCCGCTCTGGATCCCCGCCCGGCACACCGCCGCCGTCGCGGACGCCGCCCCCACCGCCGAGGAGGTGCTGGCCGTCGCCCGTCGCCTGCTCGACGTCGTGTACGTGTGGGGTGGCGTCTCCTCGTACGGCATCGACTGCTCCGGCCTGGTCCACCTGGCCTGGCGGCGCTTCAACGTACGGCTGCCCCGCGACGCCGACGACCAGGCCACCGCCACCACGCCCCTGCCGCCCGGCAGCGAGCGCCCCGGTGACCTCTACTTCTTCGCCCGCCCCGGACGGGGCATCCACCACATCGGCATCGTCACCGCCGACCCGCGCCCCGGCGACGACCGCCGGATGCTGCACGCCTGCTACCGGCAGCGCCGCGTCCTGGAGGAGCGGCTGCCCGCCGACCGCACCGCCACCCTGGTCGCCGCCCACCGGGTCTGA